The stretch of DNA CCCGATCATTACATCAATTTGTTGGCAACTGGAGCGCATAACGCTTTTGCACTCGGTATAAGCATAGTCTACCCAACTGAGGAGACAATTAAACCGTTAATCGCGAAGGCTTACCGCGAAGCTTTATCACTCAGTGTTGAAGCTGCAATACCTACAAAAGAAAATGTAAAGATTCTCCTGGCAAAAGCAAACGTAGGAATGCTTGCTATTGCATCACGTGTCCCAGAACTTGGAGACGAGCGTTTGACACAGCAGCTCGCAGCCAATGCTGCACCAGCAGCTGTTGAGGAGACAAAGGCCGAAGAGAAGAAAGACGATGAAGAAAAATCCAATTCCGAAGAAGGAGCTTCCTTTGCTGGATTTGGAGGATTATTTGATTAAGTAAATTTGGAGGAATATAAATGGAGTATATCTACAGTGCGTTGGTCCTTCACGCTGCCGGAAAGGCCGTTGATGAGGATGCTATCGCAAACGTTCTTAAGAGCGCAGGCGTCGAACCCGATGCCGCCAAGATTAAATCTTTGACTGCTTCCCTTGAGGGTGTAAACATCGATGAAGCTATTGCTTCCGCTGCTATCGCCCCTGTAGCTGCCGCTGCTCCCGCCGCTGCCGCTGCTCCTGCTGACGTTCCAAAATCAGCAGAAGAAGAGAAGAAAGAAGAAGTCAGCGAAGACGAGGCTGCTGCCGGTCTAGCTGCTTTATTCGGTTAAACAGGCTAAGAGCGTTTCTTACTAACGGGCGCAAGCCCACTTTCCTTTCTTTTTATAACTCTGATTGTTTTTA from Candidatus Methanomassiliicoccus intestinalis Issoire-Mx1 encodes:
- the rpl12p gene encoding 50S ribosomal protein P1 — encoded protein: MEYIYSALVLHAAGKAVDEDAIANVLKSAGVEPDAAKIKSLTASLEGVNIDEAIASAAIAPVAAAAPAAAAAPADVPKSAEEEKKEEVSEDEAAAGLAALFG